Sequence from the Bacteroidota bacterium genome:
TTCTGAAGAAAAATAACCCGCATTCCCATTTGTGTTTAGCACAAAGAAAATATCATCGCCACAGGTATTAATTGGATACCCTATATTTTCTGGTTTACCAAAAGAGGAAGAATCCTTTTCGAAATAAGATTTAAACACATCATATCCACCCATATTAGAAAGATGTCCCTGCGAACTAAAAAACAACAAATTCTCTTTTGGATGAATAAATGGAGCGTCTTCATCGTAAGGAGTATTGATGTTTTTTCCTAAATTAAATGGCTTTCCCCATTTTCCGTTTAGCAGTTTCTTAATCACATATAAGTCTTTGCCACCAAAGCCCCCGGGCATATCACTTGAAAAATAAATACACTCGCCATCCGGAGCGTAACAGGCGCTTGTTTCAACATAGTCTTTTGAATTAATTGCTACATCCAATAGTTCTGATTTGCGCCATGAAACTCCATCAAAAGTAGATGTATAAAACTCTCCACTCATTAACGTATCACTGGAACGATAAATAATCATTTTTTGTCCATCTGCCGAAACCCCCGTACAGGCGTCATTTCCTTCAGTATTAATATTCTCCAACGTATTCGTTGGAATTGCCCATTCGTTACCCTCCCTTCTCGAAACAAAAACATCTTCATAAAAATCTCCTAACATACTTTTATTTCCACCTTTGTTCGAAGCTCGTTTTGATGTAAACACAAGATACGATTCATCAGCAGGAATAAGCGGTGCATACTCGGGTTCAGAAGTATTTATTTTACCACCTGCATTCTCAATTAAGATATCTGTTAGCGGATGAGCCTCCGCGTATTTTGCATACAAACTTTTGGCAATTAAATTATTTACTTCATAAAAAGAATGTTCTTTACCGGAGCTGCTATTTTGGTAGCGATAATAACTCTCCAATGCTTTATCATACTGGGCTTTCATATGATAAGTTTGCC
This genomic interval carries:
- a CDS encoding PD40 domain-containing protein; the protein is MSLFIGVSAFAQKVNSLRLLKNANAKLDAADYVNALAIYKQLYSIDSTDKEYNYKIGVCLFEIKSMRTQAHSYFQKAIGYDAEDVYYYLGQTYHMKAQYDKALESYYRYQNSSSGKEHSFYEVNNLIAKSLYAKYAEAHPLTDILIENAGGKINTSEPEYAPLIPADESYLVFTSKRASNKGGNKSMLGDFYEDVFVSRREGNEWAIPTNTLENINTEGNDACTGVSADGQKMIIYRSSDTLMSGEFYTSTFDGVSWRKSELLDVAINSKDYVETSACYAPDGECIYFSSDMPGGFGGKDLYVIKKLLNGKWGKPFNLGKNINTPYDEDAPFIHPKENLLFFSSQGHLSNMGGYDVFKSYFEKDSSSFGKPENIGYPINTCGDDIFFVLNTNGNAGYFSSEREGGFGQSDIYKVSFISDAEKYVVIACKLESQSGLGIQGGKIKLIDISSGKMVGAYTSNAYTGSFILIVEPGKKYEVLLQDLDNTISSEKYTYNKGDATTKKFVLKK